From Jeotgalibacillus haloalkalitolerans:
TGGGGCTCATCGGGCTGAATACACTTTTTCTATTTAACTTTGAGCTGGCAACTGACCTGATTTTCACTTACATCGTTGCACTTGTATTTATGATCGTCGGCTTCTCGAGTGCATGGATTCGCTATAAAGCCTATAAACATTATACGCCTTTACTGGTGGAAGAAGAAAATAACTGGAATCAATAATTTAAAATACATTCAGCTATGTTAAAAATTGTTGGCTGGTAGTTTCCGTTACAGGCGGACGCTTTCCGCGGCCGGACCGGTGAGCTCGCAGGCTTCGCCGTGCTTGATCTCACTGGCCCCTTCCTGCCGCAGGAGTCGCCGCCTTTCACTCCAACTACCAGCTGTGAAGAAACAACAATAAAGCCTTATATCTAAGTGCAGCAAAACGATTGAAGAGGATGAAACACTTCTGTGTCCCATCCTCTTCATTATTTTTCAAGCAGCTGACACATCATCATTGCTTTTCCAACAAGGTTTCCCTCACTGAAAACCTCAACATCCACTTTCCCGAATTTACGTCCGACATCAAGTAACTTAGGTGCGATTTCAAGCGTGCTTTCCATCTGAACCGGCTTGATAAAATAAATGGTGATGTTTTCAACAACCAGATCGCTTCGTTTGTATTCTTTCAGCAGCTGGTTCGCTGATTCAGTGACTAATGTGGTAAAAACACCATATGAAATCGCGCCTAGATGATTAGTCATCTGCGGCGTCACTTGGAAAGTCTGGCGTTTATTTTCAGTTTTTTCAACCTGCAGCTCTTTTAAAATGAGGTCATC
This genomic window contains:
- a CDS encoding YtpI family protein; translation: MAILVFLIIMSGVAYFYFKTKQIRTPRPVEKAWQKSRAGMALGVGMGLIGLNTLFLFNFELATDLIFTYIVALVFMIVGFSSAWIRYKAYKHYTPLLVEEENNWNQ